One stretch of Microcebus murinus isolate Inina chromosome 12, M.murinus_Inina_mat1.0, whole genome shotgun sequence DNA includes these proteins:
- the CERCAM gene encoding inactive glycosyltransferase 25 family member 3 isoform X4: MHALRWRVELSFVGCATDHNVDNTMEMLQEWLAAVGEDYAAVVWRPEGEPRSYPDEEGPKHWTKERHQFLMELKQEALTFARGWGADYILFADTDNILTNNQTLRLLVEQGLPVVAPMLDSQTYYSNFWCGITPQGYYRRTAEYFPTKNRQRRGCFRVPMVHSTFLVSLRAEGAAQLAFYPPHPNYTWPFDDIIVFAYACQAAGLSVHVCNEHRYGYTNVPVKSHQGLEDERVNFIHLILEALVDGPPMQASAHVSRPPKRPSKMGFDEVFVISLARRPNRRERMLSSLWEMEISGRVMDAVDGRMLNSSVIRSLGVDLLPGYQDPYSGRTLTKGEVGCFLSHYSIWEEVAARGLARVLVFEDDVRFESNFKGRLERLMEEVEAEKLPWDLIYLGRKQVNPEEEAAVEGLPGLVVAGYSYWTLAYALSLAGARKLVASQPLRRMLPVDEFLPIMFDRHPNEQYKAHFWPRDLRAFSARPLLAAPTHYAGDAEWLSDTETSSRWDDDSGRLFSWSGSQKTLRGPRLDLAGSSGHSLHPRDEL, translated from the exons CCCAG GTCCTACCCAGATGAAGAGGGTCCCAAGCATTGGACCAAAGAGAGGCACCAGTTTCTGATGGAGTTGAAGCAGGAAGCCCTCACctttgccaggggctggggggctgacTATATTTTG TTTGCAGACACAGACAACATTCTGACCAACAACCAGACACTGCGACTTCTGGTGGAGCAGGGACTTCCGGTGGTGGCCCCAATGCTGGACTCCCAGACCTACTACTCCAACTTCTGGTGTGGGATCACTCCCCAG GGCTACTACCGCCGCACCGCCGAGTACTTCCCCACCAAGAATCGCCAGCGCCGGGGCTGCTTCCGTGTCCCTATGGTCCACTCCACCTTCCTGGTATCTCTGCGGGCTGAAGGGGCAGCCCAGCTCGCCTTCTACCCGCCTCATCCCAACTACACTTGGCCCTTCGACGACATCATCGTCTTCGCCTATGCCTGCCAGGCTGCTG GGCTCTCAGTGCACGTGTGCAATGAGCACCGTTACGGGTACACAAACGTGCCGGTGAAATCCCACCAGGGGCTGGAGGACGAGAGGGTCAACTTCATCCACCTGATCTTGGAGGCTCTAG TGGATGGGCCCCCCATGCAGGCCTCAGCTCATGTGTCTCGGCCCCCAAAGAGGCCCAGCAAGATGGGGTTTGATGAG GTCTTTGTCATTAGCCTGGCCCGCAGGCCCAACCGCCGTGAGCGCATGCTGAGCTCACTCTGGGAGATGGAGATCTCTGGGCGGGTGATGGACGCTGTGGACGGCCG GATGCTCAACAGCAGTGTCATCAGGAGCCTCGGTGTGGACCTGCTCCCCGGCTACCAGGACCCCTACTCGGGCCGCACGCTGACCAAGGGCGAGGTGGGCTGCTTCCTCAGCCACTACTCCAtctgggaggag gtggctgccaggggcctgGCCCGGGTCCTGGTGTTTGAGGATGACGTGCGCTTTGAGAGCAACTTCAAGGGGCGGCTGGAGCGGCTGatggaggaggtggaggcagagaaacTGCCATGGGACCTAAT CTACCTTGGCCGGAAGCAGGTGAACCCTGAGGAGGAGGCCGCCGTGGAGGGGCTACCAGGCCTGGTGGTGGCCGGGTACTCCTACTGGACACTGGCGTATGCCCTGAGCCTGGCGGGCGCCCGCAAGCTGGTGGCCTCCCAGCCTCTGCGTCGCATGCTGCCCGTGGATGAGTTCCTGCCCATCATGTTTGACCGGCACCCCAA CGAGCAGTACAAGGCGCACTTCTGGCCGAGGGACCTACGTGCCTTCTCTGCCCGGCCCCTGCTTGCTGCCCCCACCCACTACGCAGGGGACGCTGAGTGGCTCAGTGATACGGAGACATCCTCCCGCTGGGATGACGACAGCGGCCGCCTCTTCAGCTGGAGCGGCTCTCAAAAGACCCTGCGTGGGCCCCGCCTGGACCTGGCTGGCAGCAGCGGGCACAGCCTCCACCCCCGGGATGAACTGTAG
- the CERCAM gene encoding inactive glycosyltransferase 25 family member 3 isoform X3 has protein sequence MHALRWRVELSFVGCATDHNVDNTMEMLQEWLAAVGEDYAAVVWRPEGEPRWSYPDEEGPKHWTKERHQFLMELKQEALTFARGWGADYILFADTDNILTNNQTLRLLVEQGLPVVAPMLDSQTYYSNFWCGITPQGYYRRTAEYFPTKNRQRRGCFRVPMVHSTFLVSLRAEGAAQLAFYPPHPNYTWPFDDIIVFAYACQAAGLSVHVCNEHRYGYTNVPVKSHQGLEDERVNFIHLILEALVDGPPMQASAHVSRPPKRPSKMGFDEVFVISLARRPNRRERMLSSLWEMEISGRVMDAVDGRMLNSSVIRSLGVDLLPGYQDPYSGRTLTKGEVGCFLSHYSIWEEVAARGLARVLVFEDDVRFESNFKGRLERLMEEVEAEKLPWDLIYLGRKQVNPEEEAAVEGLPGLVVAGYSYWTLAYALSLAGARKLVASQPLRRMLPVDEFLPIMFDRHPNEQYKAHFWPRDLRAFSARPLLAAPTHYAGDAEWLSDTETSSRWDDDSGRLFSWSGSQKTLRGPRLDLAGSSGHSLHPRDEL, from the exons CCCAGGTG GTCCTACCCAGATGAAGAGGGTCCCAAGCATTGGACCAAAGAGAGGCACCAGTTTCTGATGGAGTTGAAGCAGGAAGCCCTCACctttgccaggggctggggggctgacTATATTTTG TTTGCAGACACAGACAACATTCTGACCAACAACCAGACACTGCGACTTCTGGTGGAGCAGGGACTTCCGGTGGTGGCCCCAATGCTGGACTCCCAGACCTACTACTCCAACTTCTGGTGTGGGATCACTCCCCAG GGCTACTACCGCCGCACCGCCGAGTACTTCCCCACCAAGAATCGCCAGCGCCGGGGCTGCTTCCGTGTCCCTATGGTCCACTCCACCTTCCTGGTATCTCTGCGGGCTGAAGGGGCAGCCCAGCTCGCCTTCTACCCGCCTCATCCCAACTACACTTGGCCCTTCGACGACATCATCGTCTTCGCCTATGCCTGCCAGGCTGCTG GGCTCTCAGTGCACGTGTGCAATGAGCACCGTTACGGGTACACAAACGTGCCGGTGAAATCCCACCAGGGGCTGGAGGACGAGAGGGTCAACTTCATCCACCTGATCTTGGAGGCTCTAG TGGATGGGCCCCCCATGCAGGCCTCAGCTCATGTGTCTCGGCCCCCAAAGAGGCCCAGCAAGATGGGGTTTGATGAG GTCTTTGTCATTAGCCTGGCCCGCAGGCCCAACCGCCGTGAGCGCATGCTGAGCTCACTCTGGGAGATGGAGATCTCTGGGCGGGTGATGGACGCTGTGGACGGCCG GATGCTCAACAGCAGTGTCATCAGGAGCCTCGGTGTGGACCTGCTCCCCGGCTACCAGGACCCCTACTCGGGCCGCACGCTGACCAAGGGCGAGGTGGGCTGCTTCCTCAGCCACTACTCCAtctgggaggag gtggctgccaggggcctgGCCCGGGTCCTGGTGTTTGAGGATGACGTGCGCTTTGAGAGCAACTTCAAGGGGCGGCTGGAGCGGCTGatggaggaggtggaggcagagaaacTGCCATGGGACCTAAT CTACCTTGGCCGGAAGCAGGTGAACCCTGAGGAGGAGGCCGCCGTGGAGGGGCTACCAGGCCTGGTGGTGGCCGGGTACTCCTACTGGACACTGGCGTATGCCCTGAGCCTGGCGGGCGCCCGCAAGCTGGTGGCCTCCCAGCCTCTGCGTCGCATGCTGCCCGTGGATGAGTTCCTGCCCATCATGTTTGACCGGCACCCCAA CGAGCAGTACAAGGCGCACTTCTGGCCGAGGGACCTACGTGCCTTCTCTGCCCGGCCCCTGCTTGCTGCCCCCACCCACTACGCAGGGGACGCTGAGTGGCTCAGTGATACGGAGACATCCTCCCGCTGGGATGACGACAGCGGCCGCCTCTTCAGCTGGAGCGGCTCTCAAAAGACCCTGCGTGGGCCCCGCCTGGACCTGGCTGGCAGCAGCGGGCACAGCCTCCACCCCCGGGATGAACTGTAG